The proteins below come from a single Aphanothece sacrum FPU1 genomic window:
- a CDS encoding PEP-CTERM sorting domain-containing protein (PEP-CTERM proteins occur, often in large numbers, in the proteomes of bacteria that also encode an exosortase, a predicted intramembrane cysteine proteinase. The presence of a PEP-CTERM domain at a protein's C-terminus predicts cleavage within the sorting domain, followed by covalent anchoring to some some component of the (usually Gram-negative) cell surface. Many PEP-CTERM proteins exhibit an unusual sequence composition that includes large numbers of potential glycosylation sites. Expression of one such protein has been shown restore the ability of a bacterium to form floc, a type of biofilm.): protein MSKKSLFQFTVIIAGAVFGGFNGATPAMAAFFTGLGDLPGGAFSSGALAVSADGSVVVGSGVTPVGENEAFRWTAESGLVGLGDLPGGNFISTSFGVSADGSVIAGVGSSVSSSTDNGSFPPLEAFRWTAETGLVPLGDLPGGNFFSFSFKVSPDGSVIVGQSSSASGLEAFRWTADTGIVGLGDLPGGLFNSVATSTSNDGSIIVGSGSSNNGVEAFIWRADTGLVGLGDLAGGDFFSRATDISTDGSIIVGRSSSANSSAGGLPISDTSGTEAFIWSADTGLVGLGDLPGGNFFSRSFAVSGDGSIVIGQSESDLGIEPFIWDKNSGIRPLRQLFVDLGLDLTGWGALEVADISNDGSTIVGFGVNPDGNIEAWVAGINDTQAVPEPSSVLGLLALGSFGIGLGLKKAKKS, encoded by the coding sequence ATGTCTAAAAAAAGCCTTTTCCAATTTACTGTTATCATTGCGGGAGCCGTTTTCGGAGGCTTCAATGGAGCTACTCCCGCTATGGCTGCTTTCTTTACAGGACTAGGAGACTTGCCAGGAGGAGCTTTTAGCAGTGGTGCTTTAGCCGTTAGTGCTGATGGTTCGGTCGTCGTCGGTTCTGGCGTAACCCCTGTTGGTGAAAATGAAGCCTTTCGCTGGACTGCAGAAAGCGGACTTGTAGGGTTAGGAGATTTGCCAGGAGGGAATTTTATCAGTACATCTTTTGGGGTTTCTGCTGATGGTTCTGTCATTGCAGGGGTTGGTTCTAGCGTCAGTTCCAGCACTGACAATGGAAGTTTCCCACCCCTAGAAGCTTTTCGCTGGACTGCTGAAACCGGACTTGTACCATTGGGGGATTTACCTGGAGGGAATTTCTTCAGTTTTAGTTTTAAAGTTTCCCCCGATGGCTCTGTTATTGTTGGTCAGAGTAGCAGTGCCTCTGGCCTGGAAGCTTTTCGCTGGACGGCAGACACAGGAATCGTCGGGTTAGGAGATTTACCCGGAGGCCTTTTTAACAGCGTAGCCACCTCAACTTCTAATGATGGTTCCATTATTGTAGGCAGTGGCAGCAGTAACAATGGCGTGGAAGCCTTTATTTGGAGGGCAGATACAGGACTTGTCGGGTTGGGAGATTTAGCTGGGGGCGATTTTTTTAGCCGAGCGACGGATATCTCAACTGATGGTTCGATTATTGTAGGGAGGAGTTCTAGTGCCAACTCTAGTGCTGGTGGTCTTCCTATTTCGGATACGAGTGGGACAGAAGCTTTTATTTGGAGTGCAGATACAGGACTCGTCGGGTTGGGAGATTTACCTGGAGGCAATTTTTTCAGCCGGTCTTTTGCGGTTTCTGGAGATGGCTCGATTGTGATTGGACAAAGTGAGAGTGATTTGGGCATAGAACCCTTTATTTGGGATAAAAATAGCGGAATTCGCCCTCTGCGTCAATTATTCGTTGACTTGGGTTTGGACTTGACGGGTTGGGGAGCGTTGGAAGTTGCAGATATTTCTAATGATGGTTCAACCATTGTTGGTTTTGGGGTGAACCCTGACGGAAATATTGAAGCTTGGGTCGCAGGAATTAATGACACCCAGGCGGTTCCTGAACCATCGTCTGTGTTAGGATTGTTGGCTTTGGGCAGTTTCGGGATTGGGTTAGGTTTGAAAAAGGCTAAAAAGAGTTGA
- a CDS encoding serine hydrolase, with the protein MTFFSQDETLQQLATEILDATWAKFPELAPNQLALTWIVYDSPVIVNTGGAISAEEFWKYSVRGFSYRGIERIYPASVVKLFYLVAIHEWLESGMVTESQELNRAIRDMIIDSSNDATNLIVDVLTGTTSGPELPQGPFDTWKNQRNLVNRYFRSLGWEELDSINVNQKTWGDGPYGRERAFLGEMMENRNMLTTNAVARLLHTIIGGVAVSSTRSQQMMSLLKRSLNPKDINKAEENQIIGFLGESLVPNAQLWSKAGWTSQVRHDAAYIEIPQQQPYLLIVFTEGKINSQNKAIMPFISQAITTAITKV; encoded by the coding sequence ATGACATTTTTTTCCCAAGACGAGACATTACAACAACTCGCTACCGAGATTTTAGACGCTACTTGGGCAAAATTTCCAGAATTAGCTCCAAATCAATTAGCATTAACTTGGATAGTCTATGATTCCCCAGTTATCGTCAATACAGGAGGTGCAATCTCTGCCGAGGAATTTTGGAAATATTCAGTCAGAGGGTTTAGTTATCGGGGAATAGAACGCATTTACCCTGCGAGTGTGGTCAAATTATTTTATCTCGTTGCGATTCATGAATGGCTTGAAAGTGGCATGGTCACTGAATCTCAAGAATTAAACCGGGCTATTCGGGATATGATAATTGATTCTAGCAATGATGCTACTAATTTGATAGTCGATGTGTTAACCGGAACCACCAGCGGCCCAGAATTACCCCAAGGCCCCTTTGACACCTGGAAAAACCAACGTAACCTGGTTAACCGTTATTTTCGTTCTCTGGGATGGGAAGAATTAGATTCTATCAATGTTAACCAAAAAACTTGGGGTGATGGCCCCTATGGCAGAGAACGGGCCTTTTTAGGAGAAATGATGGAAAATCGCAATATGTTAACCACCAATGCTGTCGCCAGATTATTACATACTATCATTGGAGGTGTGGCCGTTTCTTCAACGCGATCGCAACAGATGATGTCTTTATTAAAACGGAGTCTTAACCCCAAAGATATCAATAAAGCGGAAGAAAATCAAATAATAGGCTTTTTAGGGGAAAGTTTAGTCCCTAATGCTCAATTATGGTCAAAAGCAGGTTGGACAAGTCAAGTCCGTCACGATGCTGCTTATATTGAAATTCCACAACAACAACCTTATCTTTTAATTGTCTTTACTGAGGGCAAAATTAATAGTCAAAATAAAGCTATTATGCCCTTTATTTCTCAAGCTATTACCACAGCAATAACTAAGGTTTAA
- a CDS encoding Uma2 family endonuclease, whose protein sequence is MLKAIAKNDIELDKSKALTDEQFMALTEEGNRYEYVDGKLIFVANSGVEHGYLALTLGYFLTGFVRTHKLGVTCDSSTAFKMQTGNKRSPDLAFIAKERLQGLKRLPKGFFEGAPDLAVEIISPNNTFEEIHNKLVEYFENGTRLTWVILPDEESVLVYHKPKPSKLLQLEDSLDGEDVIPNFSLPLLELFQELSF, encoded by the coding sequence ATGCTCAAAGCAATCGCAAAAAATGATATAGAATTAGATAAATCAAAAGCTTTGACTGATGAGCAGTTTATGGCATTGACTGAAGAGGGAAACCGTTACGAATATGTGGATGGAAAGTTAATTTTTGTGGCAAATTCAGGTGTAGAACATGGTTATTTAGCCCTGACTCTTGGATATTTTTTGACTGGTTTTGTGCGAACTCATAAACTTGGTGTGACTTGTGATTCTAGTACCGCTTTTAAGATGCAAACTGGCAACAAAAGATCTCCCGATTTGGCATTCATCGCTAAGGAAAGATTACAGGGTTTAAAGCGATTACCTAAAGGCTTTTTTGAGGGTGCGCCTGATTTAGCAGTGGAAATTATTTCTCCTAATAATACTTTTGAAGAAATTCATAATAAGTTAGTCGAATATTTCGAGAATGGAACTCGTTTAACATGGGTTATTTTGCCTGATGAGGAGTCTGTATTGGTTTATCATAAGCCCAAACCATCGAAGCTTTTACAATTAGAAGATAGTCTTGATGGAGAAGATGTTATCCCTAATTTTAGTCTACCTTTGCTAGAGTTATTTCAAGAATTATCTTTTTAG
- a CDS encoding BrnT family toxin: protein MTRYLFVVTIFTMHIGYDPKKNQRNIVERGLSFDDVVFLNWDQALIRIDDRKDYGEVRYNAFAIGEDGKAYSVTFTLRGDVVWIISFRRARNKERRFYEQRS, encoded by the coding sequence TTGACAAGATATTTATTTGTAGTTACAATTTTTACCATGCACATTGGTTATGATCCTAAAAAAAATCAGAGAAATATCGTAGAGCGTGGGTTGTCCTTTGATGATGTGGTGTTTTTGAATTGGGATCAAGCGTTAATTCGCATCGATGATAGAAAAGATTATGGAGAAGTTCGCTATAACGCCTTTGCTATAGGCGAAGATGGCAAAGCATACAGCGTGACGTTTACACTGCGCGGTGATGTTGTATGGATCATTAGCTTTCGTCGCGCCCGTAACAAAGAAAGGAGGTTTTATGAACAAAGATCATGA
- a CDS encoding BrnA antitoxin family protein: MNKDHDSLKEDEENPIWTKDDFEKAQPAQNVLPKEFFASMKKARGQRGKQKDPTKQQVTLRLDPEIIDYFKSQKPEGWQTRLNQALKSYIDEHPI, from the coding sequence ATGAACAAAGATCATGATTCATTGAAAGAGGATGAGGAAAACCCTATCTGGACTAAGGATGATTTCGAGAAGGCACAACCAGCACAAAACGTTCTGCCCAAAGAATTTTTTGCGAGCATGAAGAAGGCTAGGGGCCAGCGTGGAAAACAAAAAGACCCAACAAAGCAACAAGTCACACTGCGATTAGACCCTGAAATTATTGACTACTTTAAGTCACAGAAGCCTGAAGGCTGGCAAACGCGACTCAACCAAGCCTTAAAAAGCTATATCGATGAGCATCCTATCTAA
- the fabD gene encoding ACP S-malonyltransferase has protein sequence MKIAWVFPGQGSQIVGMGVDLQETPIGQAKFEQAEDILGWSVLEKCQAQETELSRTLYTQPCLYVIESILADLLVQNGQLPDLVAGHSLGEYSALYAARSFDFTTGLELVKRRAELMDKALGGKMAALMKFDRQQLEDAIAANADVVLANDNSEEQVVISGTPEGVDAILAQVKAKRAVPLKVSGAFHSPFMTDAAQEFQGLLDSCKFADAKVPVLSNVDPTPTQSATMLKERLMKQMTGSVRWREIMLCLPQEGITHGVEVGPGKVLTGLIKRTCPEIKLTNVGKMSEL, from the coding sequence ATGAAAATCGCGTGGGTATTTCCAGGACAAGGATCACAAATAGTGGGAATGGGGGTAGATTTACAAGAGACACCCATAGGTCAAGCTAAATTTGAGCAGGCCGAGGATATTTTAGGTTGGTCGGTGTTAGAAAAGTGTCAAGCGCAGGAGACGGAGTTATCTCGGACGCTTTACACTCAACCTTGTCTCTATGTCATTGAAAGTATTTTAGCTGATTTATTAGTACAAAACGGACAATTACCGGATTTGGTGGCTGGCCACAGTTTAGGGGAGTATTCGGCTTTGTATGCGGCAAGGTCCTTTGATTTTACCACGGGGCTAGAGTTAGTCAAACGCAGGGCCGAGTTAATGGATAAAGCTTTAGGGGGCAAAATGGCGGCCCTGATGAAGTTTGACCGTCAACAGTTAGAAGATGCGATCGCGGCTAATGCTGATGTGGTCTTAGCTAATGATAACAGTGAGGAACAAGTGGTGATTTCGGGGACTCCTGAAGGAGTAGATGCCATTCTTGCCCAAGTTAAAGCTAAACGGGCCGTTCCCCTTAAGGTTTCTGGGGCATTTCATTCTCCGTTTATGACTGATGCGGCCCAAGAATTTCAAGGGTTATTAGATTCTTGTAAGTTTGCTGATGCTAAAGTTCCAGTATTGTCTAATGTTGACCCGACTCCTACTCAGTCAGCAACAATGTTAAAAGAGCGTTTAATGAAGCAAATGACGGGTTCTGTGCGCTGGCGTGAGATTATGTTATGTTTACCCCAAGAAGGGATTACTCACGGGGTAGAGGTTGGCCCAGGTAAGGTTCTCACGGGTTTAATTAAGCGTACTTGTCCTGAGATAAAATTAACTAATGTAGGCAAGATGAGTGAGCTTTAA
- a CDS encoding beta-ketoacyl-ACP synthase III, translating into MQQLGPGIVITGCGSATPTQVMTNQDLTHLVDTSDEWIRTRTGMEKRHLATADTSLSHLSAQAAAAAITKAGLTPTDIDLIILATSTPDDLFGSAAEVQHLLGASKAVAFDLTAACSGFIFALVTATQFIRTGVYQNVVVIGADILSRWVDWSDRNTCVLFGDGAGAVVCQATSDEDCFLSFEMYTDGQQHECLNLAYQGVAKPLTDDIIISQGTYQPITMNGREVYRFAVAKVPEVIKKALFKANLSTDAIDWLILHQANQRIMDAVAQRLNIPSQKVIANLQEYGNTSAASIPLALDEAVRSGKIKPGDVIASSGFGAGLTWGAAIFRWGINN; encoded by the coding sequence TTGCAACAATTAGGCCCAGGAATCGTTATTACGGGCTGTGGTTCGGCGACTCCTACTCAGGTAATGACCAACCAAGACCTCACTCATTTGGTGGATACCTCGGATGAGTGGATTCGTACACGCACAGGCATGGAAAAACGCCATTTAGCCACCGCCGATACCTCTTTGAGTCATTTGTCGGCTCAAGCTGCGGCCGCCGCCATTACTAAGGCAGGTTTAACGCCAACGGATATTGATTTAATTATACTAGCTACTTCCACCCCTGATGATCTGTTCGGTAGTGCGGCTGAAGTACAACATTTATTAGGAGCCTCAAAAGCAGTGGCTTTTGACCTTACGGCTGCTTGTTCGGGATTTATTTTTGCTTTAGTCACGGCTACCCAATTTATCCGTACTGGAGTTTACCAAAATGTGGTAGTTATTGGGGCAGATATTCTCTCTCGTTGGGTTGATTGGTCAGATCGCAATACTTGTGTTCTATTTGGTGATGGGGCAGGTGCGGTGGTGTGTCAAGCTACTTCAGACGAGGATTGTTTTCTCAGCTTTGAAATGTATACGGATGGTCAACAACATGAATGTCTAAATTTAGCTTATCAAGGCGTGGCTAAACCCCTTACAGATGACATTATTATCAGTCAAGGAACCTATCAACCCATCACCATGAATGGACGAGAGGTTTATCGGTTTGCGGTGGCTAAAGTGCCTGAAGTTATTAAAAAAGCTTTATTTAAAGCAAATTTATCTACTGATGCTATTGATTGGCTGATCTTACATCAAGCTAATCAACGTATTATGGATGCGGTGGCCCAACGTTTAAATATTCCCTCCCAAAAAGTGATCGCTAATCTACAAGAGTACGGCAATACGTCAGCAGCTTCTATTCCTTTGGCCTTGGATGAAGCGGTAAGATCTGGCAAAATTAAACCAGGAGATGTGATTGCCAGTTCTGGTTTTGGCGCGGGTTTAACCTGGGGTGCGGCCATTTTTCGCTGGGGAATCAATAACTAA
- the plsX gene encoding phosphate acyltransferase PlsX produces MAVTRARIAVDAMGGDHAPGQIVAGAIRASEELDAEILLVGDRQQIQDALQHHAHTPNLEIVEADGAIAMHEGVTELRRKPQASINVAMDLVKQNRADAVVSAGHSGAAMASATLRLGRIRGIDRPAIGAVFPTLLAGKSVIILDVGANVDCRPKYLEQFALMGTIYSQYVMGVEEPKVGLLNIGEESSKGNDLALRTYEILEANKQIPFIGNAEGRDVLSGRFDVIVCDGFVGNVLLKFAEAVGEILLQIIREELPQGWRGQVGSAILKPNLKKLKQRVDHAEHGGALLFGVEGVCIISHGSSQAPSIFNAIRLAKEAIDNQVIERIRANNAANQEITSVSDATANSQSGS; encoded by the coding sequence ATGGCAGTAACTCGCGCAAGAATCGCAGTAGACGCTATGGGAGGGGATCACGCTCCTGGGCAAATTGTCGCTGGAGCGATCCGAGCTTCTGAAGAACTCGACGCAGAAATTCTGTTGGTTGGCGATCGCCAACAGATTCAAGATGCCCTCCAACATCATGCCCATACCCCTAATCTCGAAATTGTCGAAGCAGATGGGGCGATCGCCATGCACGAAGGAGTTACGGAATTACGGCGTAAACCCCAGGCCTCCATTAATGTGGCCATGGATTTAGTCAAGCAAAATCGTGCTGATGCCGTAGTTTCGGCTGGACATTCTGGGGCGGCCATGGCCTCGGCTACCCTACGTTTAGGCCGTATTAGAGGGATTGATCGTCCTGCCATCGGGGCGGTCTTTCCTACCCTCTTGGCTGGCAAATCCGTCATTATTTTAGATGTCGGGGCTAATGTAGACTGTCGTCCCAAATATTTAGAACAATTTGCTCTAATGGGAACAATTTATAGTCAATATGTCATGGGGGTAGAAGAACCTAAAGTGGGATTACTCAACATTGGAGAGGAATCTAGCAAAGGAAACGACCTGGCCCTAAGAACTTATGAAATATTAGAAGCAAACAAACAAATTCCCTTTATTGGCAATGCGGAAGGTAGAGATGTCCTCTCAGGTCGATTTGATGTGATCGTTTGTGACGGTTTTGTCGGTAACGTTTTACTCAAATTCGCCGAAGCAGTGGGAGAAATTCTCTTACAAATCATCCGAGAAGAATTACCCCAAGGATGGCGTGGTCAAGTTGGCTCAGCCATACTTAAACCTAACCTCAAAAAACTTAAACAGCGTGTAGATCATGCTGAGCATGGGGGAGCGTTACTGTTTGGGGTAGAGGGGGTCTGTATTATTAGTCATGGTAGTTCTCAAGCTCCCTCAATTTTTAACGCGATTCGTCTAGCCAAAGAAGCGATCGATAATCAGGTTATTGAGCGTATTAGGGCTAATAACGCAGCTAATCAAGAGATTACATCTGTTTCTGATGCTACGGCCAATAGTCAATCAGGCAGTTAA
- a CDS encoding D-alanyl-D-alanine carboxypeptidase: protein MQELLGFAVGHLLMNLWGRSPAPLQPVPLVAWQEAKIFQVPTEPDPVVEKIVADYLKQLASLGVSSAQQGVWIQSEWAYLGEHGANIPASAASLTKVATSLAALATWGTNHRFETLIYTVGPVKNGILQGDLIIQGGGDPLFVWEEAIALGNQLNQLGIRQVKGNLIILGRFSVNFQSNPQLSGELLQVGLNQRRWTPSIEQTYRTFPPKTPRPQVAIARQVKVENTLPTNAKLLMRHQSLTLAELLKKMNLYSNNAMAQMLADELGGASVVAKLAAQVAKLPPGEISLINGSGLGVENRISPRATVQMLMTIEQRLGDNPLEVKDLFPMAGRDKKGTAQLRNIPDGVAFKTGTLAQVSALAGVIPTQERGPVWFAIINYGNNVDRFRVEQDRLLQRLAQHWQLIPLESTVKTNPTVNLGDPKRNIPQQS, encoded by the coding sequence ATGCAGGAATTATTGGGTTTTGCCGTCGGCCATTTATTGATGAATCTTTGGGGTCGTTCTCCGGCTCCATTACAACCTGTTCCGTTAGTAGCCTGGCAAGAGGCAAAAATTTTTCAGGTTCCCACAGAACCTGATCCGGTGGTAGAAAAAATTGTCGCGGATTATCTTAAACAATTAGCCTCTCTGGGGGTTTCTTCCGCTCAACAAGGGGTTTGGATTCAGTCCGAATGGGCTTATTTAGGGGAACACGGGGCGAATATTCCGGCTTCTGCTGCTTCTTTAACTAAGGTGGCTACTTCCCTAGCTGCTTTGGCAACTTGGGGGACTAATCACCGTTTTGAAACTCTTATTTATACGGTTGGCCCTGTTAAAAATGGCATATTACAAGGGGATCTCATTATTCAAGGAGGGGGTGATCCTCTGTTTGTTTGGGAAGAAGCGATCGCATTAGGAAACCAACTCAATCAATTGGGTATTCGTCAGGTAAAAGGCAATTTAATTATTCTGGGACGTTTTTCTGTCAATTTTCAGTCCAATCCCCAACTATCAGGAGAATTACTGCAAGTAGGATTAAATCAACGTCGTTGGACTCCTTCAATCGAACAAACTTATCGAACCTTCCCGCCAAAAACTCCTCGTCCTCAAGTGGCGATCGCCCGTCAGGTGAAAGTAGAAAATACCCTCCCGACTAACGCTAAATTATTAATGCGTCATCAGTCTTTAACCCTGGCCGAACTCCTCAAAAAGATGAATCTCTACAGTAACAACGCTATGGCACAAATGTTAGCCGATGAACTGGGAGGGGCTTCAGTAGTAGCTAAATTAGCGGCTCAAGTAGCGAAATTACCCCCCGGAGAAATTAGCTTAATTAATGGATCGGGGTTAGGGGTAGAAAATCGGATTTCTCCCAGGGCTACAGTACAAATGTTGATGACCATAGAGCAAAGGTTAGGGGATAATCCCCTAGAGGTCAAAGATTTATTTCCTATGGCCGGACGAGATAAAAAAGGAACAGCCCAATTGCGTAATATTCCCGATGGAGTGGCTTTTAAAACAGGAACCCTCGCTCAAGTCAGTGCCTTAGCTGGTGTGATCCCTACTCAAGAAAGAGGCCCAGTCTGGTTTGCCATTATTAACTATGGTAATAATGTTGATCGGTTTCGGGTAGAACAAGATCGATTATTACAACGGTTAGCCCAACATTGGCAACTAATTCCCCTAGAATCTACGGTTAAAACCAATCCAACTGTTAATTTAGGTGATCCTAAACGCAATATTCCTCAACAAAGTTAG
- the ilvC gene encoding ketol-acid reductoisomerase translates to MARMYYDADANLDLLADKTVAIIGYGSQGHAHALNLKDSGVKVIVGLYPGSKSAQKAQEAGLQVLSVSEAASAADWIMILLPDEVQKAVYKAEIEPNLTAGKVLFFAHGFNIHFGQVVPPETVDVVMVAPKGPGHLVRRTYEQGEGVPCLFAVYQDATGQARDRAMAYAKGIGGTRAGILETTFREETETDLFGEQVVLCGGLSALIKAGFETLVAAGYQPELAYFECLHEVKLIVDLIVEGGLAKMRDSISNTAEYGDLTRGPRIVTDETRAEMKKILQEIQSGQFAREFVLENQAGKPGFTSMRRQEAEHSIEEVGKDLRAMFSWLKK, encoded by the coding sequence ATGGCTCGGATGTATTACGACGCAGATGCCAACCTCGACCTATTAGCAGATAAAACGGTCGCTATCATTGGTTATGGTTCCCAAGGTCATGCTCACGCCCTCAATTTAAAGGATAGCGGCGTTAAGGTCATTGTGGGGCTATATCCAGGCAGTAAATCAGCCCAAAAAGCTCAAGAAGCGGGATTACAGGTTCTCAGCGTTTCAGAAGCCGCTAGTGCCGCCGATTGGATTATGATACTATTACCCGATGAAGTCCAAAAAGCTGTATACAAAGCGGAAATTGAGCCTAATTTGACAGCAGGAAAGGTTCTATTTTTTGCCCATGGGTTTAATATTCATTTCGGTCAAGTTGTCCCCCCTGAGACCGTAGATGTTGTAATGGTAGCCCCTAAAGGGCCCGGACATTTAGTGCGACGTACCTATGAACAAGGAGAAGGAGTTCCCTGTTTATTTGCTGTGTATCAAGATGCTACCGGACAAGCCCGCGATCGCGCAATGGCTTATGCTAAAGGTATCGGAGGAACTCGGGCCGGTATCCTAGAAACCACCTTCCGCGAAGAAACCGAAACCGACTTATTTGGCGAACAAGTAGTGTTATGTGGGGGATTATCTGCCTTAATTAAAGCAGGTTTTGAAACCCTAGTTGCTGCTGGATATCAACCCGAATTAGCCTATTTTGAATGTCTCCACGAAGTCAAATTAATTGTGGATTTGATTGTAGAAGGTGGATTAGCCAAAATGCGCGATAGTATCTCGAATACGGCTGAATACGGCGATTTGACAAGGGGGCCACGTATTGTTACTGATGAAACCCGCGCTGAGATGAAGAAAATTCTTCAAGAAATTCAAAGCGGACAATTTGCACGGGAATTTGTTCTGGAAAATCAAGCTGGTAAACCTGGTTTTACGTCCATGCGTCGTCAAGAAGCAGAACATTCTATTGAAGAAGTAGGGAAAGATTTACGGGCTATGTTTAGTTGGTTAAAAAAATAA
- a CDS encoding Uma2 family endonuclease: MTNIIAKWSVEDYHKMIEAGILNDRRVELIFGEIIQMSPEGPFHHFVNMSVAQYLRLLLGEQAQVSEAHPITLSDSEPEPDIAVVRSPDTLYINRHPYAQDIYWLIEISHSTLSKDLGIKKKAYAQANILEYWIIDIKSQSLKVFQNPQDDNYQIEVNYKDGFISPLAFPTIQINVNKLLGKVSITR; the protein is encoded by the coding sequence ATGACTAATATAATTGCTAAGTGGTCGGTAGAAGATTACCACAAAATGATTGAGGCAGGAATACTAAATGATCGCCGAGTTGAATTAATTTTCGGAGAAATTATCCAAATGAGTCCAGAAGGGCCTTTTCATCATTTTGTTAATATGAGTGTCGCTCAATATCTCCGTTTACTGTTAGGAGAACAAGCTCAAGTAAGTGAAGCTCATCCGATTACTTTGTCAGATTCTGAACCGGAACCTGATATTGCTGTTGTTCGTTCTCCTGATACATTATACATTAATCGTCACCCTTATGCACAAGATATTTACTGGTTGATTGAGATTTCTCATAGCACATTAAGCAAGGATTTAGGCATTAAGAAAAAAGCTTATGCACAAGCTAATATATTAGAATATTGGATTATTGATATTAAGTCCCAATCTCTTAAGGTATTTCAAAATCCTCAAGATGATAATTATCAAATTGAAGTCAACTATAAAGATGGTTTTATCTCTCCTTTAGCTTTTCCAACTATTCAAATTAATGTTAATAAGTTGTTGGGGAAAGTAAGCATCACACGCTAG
- the hypB gene encoding hydrogenase nickel incorporation protein HypB: MCVTCGCSDEANVTLTNMETGVKTAIEEHHHTHTLPDGTVITHSHHHQEKEHHQTHSHTLTEGTVVTHTHTSSTINSPQIHAQIHAKTISLEEKLLQKNDLIAAQNRGWFKGRNVLALNLVSSPGSGKTTLLTRTIKDLKDNLSISVIEGDQETANDAQKIRETGCKVVQINTGTGCHLEASMIERGYQELKPEPNSILMIENVGNLVCPALFDLGEYAKVAILSVTEGEDKPIKYPHMFRESKVMILTKIDLLPYVPFDLNLCLEYAKQVNPKIEIFQVSSLTGEGLSNWYNWLKQTLKVETF, encoded by the coding sequence ATGTGTGTAACTTGTGGTTGTTCCGATGAAGCAAATGTTACCTTAACTAATATGGAAACCGGAGTTAAAACAGCAATAGAAGAACACCATCATACTCATACTTTACCTGATGGAACAGTCATTACTCATAGTCATCATCATCAAGAAAAAGAGCATCATCAAACTCATAGTCATACCTTAACTGAGGGGACAGTTGTTACCCATACTCATACTTCATCAACTATAAATAGTCCCCAAATTCATGCTCAAATTCATGCTAAAACAATTAGTTTAGAAGAAAAACTATTACAAAAAAATGATTTAATAGCGGCTCAAAATCGGGGTTGGTTTAAAGGTCGTAATGTTTTAGCATTAAATCTAGTAAGTTCTCCCGGTTCAGGTAAAACGACTTTATTAACTCGCACTATTAAAGATTTAAAAGATAATTTATCTATTAGTGTTATTGAAGGGGATCAAGAAACGGCTAATGATGCCCAGAAAATTCGAGAAACCGGGTGTAAAGTAGTTCAAATAAATACGGGTACTGGCTGTCATTTAGAAGCGTCAATGATAGAAAGAGGTTATCAAGAATTAAAGCCTGAACCTAATTCTATTTTAATGATAGAAAATGTAGGTAATTTAGTGTGTCCGGCTTTATTTGATTTAGGAGAATATGCCAAAGTTGCTATTCTTTCTGTAACAGAAGGAGAAGATAAACCTATCAAATATCCTCATATGTTTAGAGAAAGCAAGGTCATGATTTTGACTAAAATTGATTTACTGCCTTATGTTCCATTTGATCTTAATCTTTGTTTAGAATATGCTAAACAAGTTAATCCTAAAATTGAAATATTTCAGGTTTCTTCTTTAACCGGAGAAGGATTATCAAATTGGTATAATTGGTTAAAACAAACTTTGAAGGTAGAGACATTTTAG